One window of Chloroflexus aggregans DSM 9485 genomic DNA carries:
- a CDS encoding arsenic resistance protein, which yields MTVSRLERYQATIYLIAIAAGLAIGQRWPILAPIADQALWPLLALLLTVTFLQIPLLHLREALVDRQLVILLFVGNFMLIPGIVWLFLHWLPPDAALRLGVGLVLLVPCTDWFIAFCHLGGGDTARALAVTPLLLIGQGALLPLYLWLMLDAATLDLVAGLNLWPALLIIFVPLVVALLGERWLEARPERQVWRQRSAGLTVPLLALVVGAIAVSQAQAAMAALAVVPVVTPVFVAFLLFAAVLARLLAGLGRLPARRGRVLLFSFSTRNSFVVLPLVLSLPPGWEATALVIVVQSLVELIGMVVMVWAGPRWVILPP from the coding sequence GTGACAGTCTCTCGTCTTGAACGCTATCAAGCTACTATCTACCTCATAGCCATCGCCGCTGGGCTTGCTATTGGTCAACGTTGGCCTATCTTAGCTCCCATCGCAGACCAAGCCCTCTGGCCGTTGCTGGCTCTGTTGCTTACCGTCACCTTCCTCCAGATTCCGCTGCTGCATCTGCGCGAAGCGTTGGTTGACCGGCAATTGGTGATCCTATTATTTGTTGGCAATTTTATGCTCATTCCGGGCATCGTCTGGTTATTCCTCCACTGGTTGCCGCCTGATGCAGCGTTACGGTTAGGAGTAGGGCTCGTCTTGTTAGTGCCCTGTACCGATTGGTTTATCGCCTTTTGCCATCTCGGCGGCGGCGATACGGCACGGGCCTTGGCGGTGACGCCGCTGTTGCTGATCGGCCAAGGTGCGTTGTTGCCGCTCTACCTCTGGCTGATGCTCGACGCGGCGACGCTCGATCTGGTTGCCGGTTTGAATCTCTGGCCGGCGCTGCTGATTATTTTCGTCCCGCTGGTGGTGGCGCTGCTTGGCGAGCGTTGGCTCGAAGCCCGGCCAGAGCGACAGGTGTGGCGGCAACGAAGTGCCGGGCTGACTGTGCCCCTGCTAGCATTGGTTGTGGGTGCAATTGCGGTATCGCAGGCTCAAGCGGCAATGGCGGCGCTCGCGGTTGTCCCGGTGGTGACACCGGTGTTTGTCGCCTTTCTGCTGTTCGCGGCAGTGCTGGCTCGCCTGCTAGCCGGGTTGGGCCGCTTGCCAGCGCGGCGCGGCAGGGTGTTACTGTTTAGTTTCAGCACCCGCAACTCGTTTGTGGTGCTGCCGCTGGTACTTAGCTTGCCGCCGGGGTGGGAGGCGACGGCGCTGGTGATTGTGGTGCAGTCGTTGGTCGAGTTGATCGGGATGGTGGTGATGGTGTGGGCCGGGCCACGATGGGTGATACTCCCACCGTAG
- a CDS encoding sulfite exporter TauE/SafE family protein encodes MFYLILTILLFGLSFLSGMMGLGVAFIATPVLGLFGLELKHEIMPLSLWLNGITAIAGAVTLARKGMVDWRTALPLLIITTIVAPIGVWLLQFVPTTTVWWIYVGVLVFLAYRMAFPPTQDDSQPTVISDATRVKAGFASAAIGVFAGFLGVGPGFLLMPTLVLLGYTARIAAATNAVIVTLPSFSAFATHLLDARFDWLLLILTSISAVLGAQAGAAFMARRVKSLTLTRIFAAALMALALQRAWLLVGG; translated from the coding sequence ATGTTCTATCTCATCCTGACCATACTGTTGTTTGGATTGTCGTTTCTATCAGGAATGATGGGTCTCGGTGTTGCATTTATCGCCACACCGGTACTTGGCCTCTTTGGTCTCGAACTCAAGCACGAGATTATGCCGCTCTCACTGTGGCTCAACGGCATCACTGCCATTGCCGGCGCAGTTACCTTGGCACGCAAAGGGATGGTCGATTGGCGCACCGCTCTTCCGTTACTGATCATTACCACCATCGTTGCACCAATCGGGGTATGGCTTTTACAATTTGTCCCGACAACCACCGTCTGGTGGATCTATGTCGGGGTACTAGTGTTCCTCGCCTACCGCATGGCCTTTCCACCGACACAAGACGACAGCCAACCCACCGTTATCAGTGACGCAACACGGGTCAAGGCCGGCTTCGCCAGTGCTGCCATTGGTGTTTTTGCCGGCTTCTTAGGGGTTGGCCCCGGTTTTCTGCTGATGCCGACATTGGTGCTACTAGGCTACACTGCCCGCATCGCTGCGGCAACCAACGCGGTGATTGTCACACTACCCTCCTTTTCGGCGTTTGCAACCCATCTGCTTGACGCTCGCTTCGACTGGTTGTTATTGATCCTGACCTCAATCTCGGCTGTACTCGGAGCACAAGCTGGTGCTGCATTTATGGCACGGCGGGTCAAAAGCCTGACGTTGACCCGTATCTTTGCTGCGGCACTGATGGCGTTGGCGTTGCAGCGAGCGTGGTTGTTGGTTGGGGGGTAG